CAAAAGACCCATTCGTAAAACCTAAAATTCGCTTTAACTATTTATCTACAAAAGAAGATGAACAAGAGTGGATTGAAGCGATCAAAGTAGCAAGAAACATCTTAACTCAACCAGCCTTAGCACCATATAATGACGGAGAAATATCTCCAGGGCCTTCAGTCCAAACAGACGAAGAAATTTTAGATTGGGTTAAGAAGGATGCAGAAACAGCATTGCACCCATCATGTAGTGCTAAAATGGGACCAGCATCAGACCCAATGGCTGTTGTTGACCCAGAAACAATGAAAGTACACGGCATGGAAAACTTAAGAGTCGTTGACGCATCAGCAATGCCACGTACAACAAATGGTAATATCCATTCGCCAGTACTGATGTTAGCAGAAAAAGCGGCAGATATTATTAGAGGTAAAAAACCTTTAGAGCCAGAAGAAATAGATTACTATAAACATGGCGTACATCCTAAAGATGCAGGCATTATGAAATAATATAAATTTTAAATGATTGAATTATATAAAAAATCACCCTATCCAAAGTGAATTCTAATGGATAGGGTGGTTTTTGTTTAACTTGTACTGCCTTCCCACAGGGTAACAGGGAGGATATATTCTTTTAATGTTTCTTTGCTTTCTAATCTATCATTCAATACTTCAATGGCTTTTGATGATATTTGATTGATAGGTTGAATAATAGTCGTTAACTCTGGGAAAATGGTACGCATGAGTTGTGTGCCATCATACCCTATGAGTAATATATCTTCTGGTATTTTTTTATTGAAATTTTTAGCGAGTTTCATGATGATTGCAGCATCTAAATCATTTGATGAAAATATAGCTTCAATATCGGGTTGCTCTTCAAACATGCGATTGAATATTTGAATTTTATCTTTATAAGGTATATTGAAGTCGACCGTATAACAAATGGGTTCTAGATTATATTTTTCCATAGTATCTTCATATGCATTGCGGCGTCTTTGAGCGGGTGTGTTAAGATAATCTGGTCCTGCAATATGTATGATCTTTCTAGCGCCTTTATCAATTAATCTTTGTGTTGCGATTTGCCCACCTAAGTAGTTATCTGATTCTATAATAGGAATATCTTCGTTCATAATTTGGTCAATTGCAACGATAGGTAAATTATCATTTTTATATTGTTGAATGTTGCGGTTATGAGTACCAACAATGAGTCCATCTACTTGATTAGATAGCAGTTGGTTTAAATAGTTTGTTTCTTTTTCAGGGTCATTCATAGAATTACCTATAATGACTTTATAACCTTGTAAGTAAAGTTTCTTTTCTAATTCCTCAACGAGTTCTCCAAAAAATGGATTCGTTACTGTAGGGAATATTAAACCTATAATTTGAGTCTTTTTGTTATATAGTTGTCGTGCTACAGTGTTAGGTTGATAATTTAATTTTTCCATAGCATCATAAACTTTATCGATTGTTTCTTGGCTTAAGTAGCCTCGTTTATTCAATACTCTAGAAACAGTTGTCTTTGAAACATTCGCTAATTTGGCAACATCATCTAATTTAGGTTTCATTTTAAATTCCCCTCGATTCAGTATTTAAGCTATTAATCATCATTATATCAAAAATCAATATAACTTCATTAAATACAGGTCAACACAACAAAACCAAACCAAAATAAAAAGATCTCTTCATTAGGTTTTAAACTAGTGAAGAGATCTTTTAATTGTTTTAAAAGTCTTACGATTTTGAAAGTGCATGCTTGCCTAGGGGTATGGTTCGAGCCTGTAGTCTCTCTCTTATACTATTCCCTCAGGCGTCAGCACTTTACAAAATCGTGAGGGATATCGTTTATTATGCTAAATTTATAGATTTATGTTCTACTGTTCTGAATTGTAGTCTTCAGAAAGTGTATGCTTGCCTAAGGCTATGGTTAGGACCTCATGAGAGGTGACTATTAATATTGCATTGCTTTTTCATTTAGTTGATATAGATCGTAATTTGTTGCAACGCCATCAGAGGCATTTATCCAAACTTGAGGAACGTCTTCAGTATAATAGCGTTCTGTAAATACAGCTTCTCCTCCATTAATAAATATTTCTACTGAACTTTTATCAATGAATATTTGTAGTTCCACTGTGTTTTTAGCTGAGATTAGTGCAAATCGTGAGTCGTCTTTGTCTGGACGGTATAGTTCAAATTCATTTGTTTGATTATCATAATTTAAAGATAATAATAATTGGTTAGACGCATCTTTTAATTCGAATGAAGTTGTTATTTCTTTTCTTTCTTCAAACTTATGTTCTAAATTCACTTCTATATGTGAAGATTGTTTTGATAATAATGTAGGCTCTTCTAAATATATATGTCCAGAATCCAATGTCTGAGTTCTAAGTTCCTTTAATTCATCGACAGGTTTCATATATAAATGATTATCGAGCAATACAAGTTCTCTTGGTAAAGTTAAAGCACCAGCCCATCCATCCTCTTTTTCAGGCATAGGACTTTCCCACATAGCCATCCAACCAATTAGAATTCTTCGGCCATCAGGTGTAGTTGTAGTTTGTGCAGCATAAAAATCATGACCATAATCTAACTCTATAAATCTATCATGACTAAATGTGGTCTTCTCTTCATTTAAATGTCCCAGGAAATAACCTGTTTGGAATAAATTTAAATATTCTTTTCCTTGCTGTTTAATCCCTTGAGGAGAGCATAATAAAATATCTTTATTATTTAATGAGAAGAAGTCTGGACATTCCCACATAAATCCTTCCTTTTCTATGCTTTCAGATTTGGCTATATCACCAATATAATCCCATTCCTTTAAATTATCAGATTGATACAGAATGACTCTGCCTAATCCATCTTTTCCTTGGCTTCCAAGAATCATGTAGTATTTACCGTTATCTTCCCAAACTTTAGGATCTCTGAAATGATGTGTATTGTCTTCAGGCTCTGATTCGATAATTGGGTTATTTTCATACTTTGTAAAATTCACACCATCTGTACTATATGCCATATTTTGATTTTGCCAAAAATGGTCTGGATCATTGTCTCCATAATAATGATGACCAGTATAAAACAAGTATAAAGTATCATCTTTAACAATTGCACTGCCTGAGAAACATCCATCTTTATCTTCTGTAGAACCTGGTGTTAATGCTATCGGCAAGTCTTCCCAATGTACTAAATCTTTACTTCGAGCATGTCCCCAATGCATTGGTCCCCATTCAGGACTATACGGATAATGTTGATAAAAGATATGATAATACTCATTAAAATAGCAGAAGCCATTTGGGTCGTTAATCCAACCAGATTTAGGCATAACATGATAACCGAGTCTATAGCGGTCATTAGTAATTTGAATTTGTTCGTTAGTCATTTTATTCACGCTTCCTTTTCTTGTATTTTATTTTGACGAATGAAAGGATCGCCGTTTACATCTTCATCGTCTTTCTTTAATGCAACTACAGCAAATAAACCAGCTAAACCAGCGATTCCGGCAATTATTAAGAATGTTTGATTGTACCCGATATGATCTCGCATAGTTCCAAGAGGTGTAGATAATATAACTTGCCCAATTTGTGCAGCTATTTGAAAACCTATCATATATAACGTTGCAGATAATTTAGGATTAAAGTGCAACGTTATGTATCTAAACATTGGTAACATAAATAATGGAACTTCAATAGCATGCATCATTTTGATCATTGAAACAGCAATAGGATTGTAGAATAGTCCACTTAAACCAATTCTAGCTACCATGAAAGCAACAGCTAAAAGTAGAGTGTTTTTAACACCTACCTTAAACATAACGATAGGAATAACACCCATCATGAGCGCTTCAAAAAATACTTGAATTGAGTTTAAAGTTCCATACATTTGTTGTCCTACTTCAGGTGATGCGAATAATTTAGTATAAAAATCTGGGAACATTTGTTGATCATAAATTGTGTAGAATGACATAGTAAATGTTATAAAAATAATAATAATCCATAAATGAGATAATTTTAGTAATGAAAGCATCTCTTTAAAACTCGGAATAGCTGAGTCTGTTTCATCATTAGCAATTTCACTTTTAGCTATATTTTCAGTTTTAGGTTTCCACAAAATAAGATTTAACAATAATACCAAACCTAATAAAGAACCAAGCCAAAAATTATATTCAGGATTTTTCACAAATAAGAAACCAGCAACTAACGCTGAAACTGCGTAACCGAAAGATCCCCAAGCACGAGCTTGTCCATATTTAAAGTCGAAAAATCTACTAAACCTTTCCGAAACAGCTTCGTAAATACCCGCTGCTGCCAGAAAACCAGATGATAAAAATAATGAACCTACAAAAATACCTGCGATAAAATGACTCTGTATTAAAGGTCCATAAATCCATACGAAGAAAGGACCTACTAATAAAGACATAGTTGCACAAAATATTAATAAAGATCGCTTAATGACGAGTCTATCTTGAAGAATGCCATAAAGAAACATCAAGAATAGAGTAGTGAGGGAGTTAGCAGAATAAATCGTTCCAACTTCACTCCCGGATAATCCGAGACCATTTTTTTCAGAAGTTAACCAAATTTGGAAGAAAGACCACCAAATTGACCATGAAGCAAAAAACAGTAATAAAGTAAACGAAGATTGCAAATAAGACTTGTTCTTAAGCGGTTGTAAATAGTTGCTGAAACTCAATTGTAAAACCTCCTTTTATTTTTGTAAGGGCTTTCTTATTGAGAATTGTATATTTAAAATAAACATATGTCAACCGGTTAACATATCAATTTTACTCATAAAGAGTTATTTATCGCTTGGTATATGGTGTTTATATAATATAATGTATTAATTAAAAAAAGAAAAAAGCATCAATCCATTTGAAATGGATTGATGCTTTTAAATTAAACGTTGAATTTATTAATTCTTATTCACTGAAGCGTCATAGATAGAATCTACAGCGTCTTGTAAGCCGCTATCAAATTCTTCTGCTGATTGTCCTGCGAATAGGTCAGTTACTAATGCGCGTGAGAAGCTTGCGATAAGATTGTCATTTTCTTTCAATAATTCGTTTGCTTTCTCTCTAGAGTAACCGCCTGATAATGCTACGACACGAACGACGTTAGGGTGTTCGATTAATGATTTATATTGATTTGGTTTTGTTGGAATTGTTAATTTCAACATTACGTATTGATCTTCATTTAATTTATCTAATTCTTTAGCAATTTCATCTTTTAAGATGTCTTCGATTGCTTCTTTATCTTTAGCGTTAATGTTAACTTCAGGCTCAATAATTGGAACTAATCCTGCTTCGATGATTTGTTTACCAATTTCAAATTGTTGTTCTACGACTTTAGCGATATCATCTTTATTAGCTTCTAAGATGTTTGAACGCATTTTAGTACCAAATACGTTACGTTCTTTAGCACGTTTTAGTAATTCGTCTAAACCTGGAATAACTTTCATTAATTGAACGCCGTTTTCTTCATCAGCAAGTCCTTTGTCGACTTTTAAGAAAGGTACAATACCTTTATCTGCTAAGTAATCAGAAGTATATTTTCCTTCTACTTCACGGTCCATTGTTTGTTCAAATAAAATGGCACCTAATATTTTTTCTGAACTAAAAGCTGGTGATGTAATAATACGTGTTCTCATTTCATGAACAAGCGTATACATTTCATCTTCATTGCTGTATTGATTTTCTTCGATACCGTAATCTTTAAGAGCTTTCGGAGTACTACCACCACTTTGATCTAGTGCAGCTATAAAACCTTTACCATTTTTTATTTTTTCAAATTGTTCTTGGTTCATTTTTTCCACTCCTTTAGATATTATTCACTTATTAGTATGATGATTTTTAGTTTTTATCGCAAGTCATACAACTTTTTAAGTTATTAAGCGTAAAATTATGTCGAATTTAAGAAGATTGGCTTACTTTCGTTTCATAAATAGGCCATACGTTTTATGATGTAGGTTAGGGAGGATTCTCAATGAATAAAAAATCAGCAATATTACTAATCAGTGGCTTAGCAGTTCTTGCAATTGCAATGGCAGCACTATTATTATTCTCAACACAAAAAAGCACATACTACGGCTACATGGAGAATGGTACAACAGCAGAAAAAGTAGTAAGTGAGAAAAATAATGAAGTAACAGAAAGTGTTAAAGTTGAACCAACGAAGGATTTCAAACCTAAAAAAGGTGACTTCGTTAAACTTATCTCAAATGATGATGGGAAAACATTTTATAAAAAAGAAGTGGTTACACACGATGATATACCACACGGCTTAATGATGAAAATACATGAAATGGATATGTAATATCTAAAGATAAAAGCTACCACAATTTTTAAAATTGTCGGTAGCTTTTATTATTTAAGTATTCTCTATTTCTTTATTAAATTCTTTAACAAGTTTAGTAACTTCTGGACCTATGATGATTTGAGCATTATGTTTATCTATTATAACAACACCATGAGCGCCAGTTTGCATAATTTTGTCTTTATTAATTAATGAAGTATCTCTAAGTTCTAACCTTAATCTAGTAATGCAATTTTCATATTCTATAACATTATCTTTAGTACCAATGTTTTCTAATATTTTTTTAGACATGTATCGGTACTGATTGTGTGTTAAAGATAAATCTTTCTCTTCGTCAGATTTTTCTTCATCAAAATTACTTTCTTCTATTTGACCTATGATCGGAACGTTTCTGTTAATGATATAGAAGTAAAATGTAACAAAGTAAAGTATGAAGAAACCTATTCCTACTGGTATAATCATCCAACCCTTATCTGATAATCCTAAATTCAACACATAGTCTATAATACTACCACCCCATGAGAAACCTTCTCTAATGTGTAGGTAGTATAAGGTCATTCCGGCTAAACCAGTATATACAGAATGTATAAAGTATAAAAATGGTGAAGTGAATAAGAATGTAAATTCGATAGGCTCAGTTATACCAGCAACTATTGCAGTGAAACTACCTGATCCCATAAGTGCTTTTGTATTTTGTTTATTGTATTTTGCAGCTTTTGAAATAGCTAAAGCAATGGCAGGTACGCCAAACATAATCGATACAAAATATCCACTTAAGAAATAACCTGCTGTTGGGTCACCATTTAAGAATCTTGTAACTTCACCATGAACCACTTCTCCACCAGACGTTTTGAAATCTCCCAATCCAAAGTAAATATAAGTGTTTAACACATGATGTAAGCCAAATGGAAGTAAAAATCTATTTAAAAATCCATTTATAAATACACCTAACCCTCCTAATGTGACAAGGCTTTGAGCTAACCAATCAATTGATGATTGAGCATAAGGCCAAACTAAGAAGCTTATTCCCGTTACTGGTAGCATAAGTAATATAATCATGGTAATAGGGAAGTTCTCTCCAGAAAAGAAAGAGAAGACTTTCGGTAACTCAACATCTTTAAATTTATTGTAAACCCAAGCTGCAAGTAAGCCTGAAATGAGACCCCCAAACACACTCATATTCAAATCAGAATCAAGTATATTCAATCCTTCTTTTAGAATCGATATTGCTATAAAACCTGTTAGAGCAGGAATCCCTCTATCTTTAGTTTTTGATAATCCCATTGCTATCCCGATTGCTATAAGAATATCTATATTATTAAAAATTGCTCCTGATGCTTGAAATAGTTTCCAGTCCAATAAATCTTCGGAACTGATTCTAAAAAGTATACCTGCTGCTGGCAAAGCTACTATTGGAATAAGCATTGATCTACCAAGCTTTTGTAAGAATCTCATCATAACAAATGTCCCCCTTTGACATTACAAATCAGAATAATTGATTAAAGTTATTCCATTTATTTCATTAAATATTTCCTTCGCATGTTCACTTGTTAAAAAATCTAATTCTTCAATTCTTGGCATGACAAAAGATGAATGGTCTCTTAAAAACTTATCTATATATGCTGGGTGACACATGATTTCAATTGAATCATATTTTTTGTATTTGTCTTTAATAACTTCTAAAGAATTTAAAATAATTTCAGGGTGATATTCAAAGTAATCGACCATTTTATATTGGGAGTATTTATTTTTATTTTCTAAATTATTTCTTATAGGAAGTTGATATTCAGTTGCTAATTTTAAAAATACAGGCAGTATTAGCTCCAAATTATTAACATGATGATGACTATCAAGATGAGTGGGTGTTAAACCTGTTGATAAAAACTTTTCTATTTGGGCTTTCCATTCATCATATAATTCATTTACATCAATGTAATATTTTTGATCATAATGAGATATATTTCTAAAATCACCATTGCTATCTACTAAACTATATAAGTTTTTAGTTAGTGGCTTCCCACACGTTAAGGCTAGGTGAATACCAACCCCTAAACCTGGATTAGCTTTGGCTAATTTGATTGCATG
This portion of the Mammaliicoccus vitulinus genome encodes:
- a CDS encoding LacI family DNA-binding transcriptional regulator yields the protein MKPKLDDVAKLANVSKTTVSRVLNKRGYLSQETIDKVYDAMEKLNYQPNTVARQLYNKKTQIIGLIFPTVTNPFFGELVEELEKKLYLQGYKVIIGNSMNDPEKETNYLNQLLSNQVDGLIVGTHNRNIQQYKNDNLPIVAIDQIMNEDIPIIESDNYLGGQIATQRLIDKGARKIIHIAGPDYLNTPAQRRRNAYEDTMEKYNLEPICYTVDFNIPYKDKIQIFNRMFEEQPDIEAIFSSNDLDAAIIMKLAKNFNKKIPEDILLIGYDGTQLMRTIFPELTTIIQPINQISSKAIEVLNDRLESKETLKEYILPVTLWEGSTS
- a CDS encoding glycoside hydrolase family 32 protein; the protein is MTNEQIQITNDRYRLGYHVMPKSGWINDPNGFCYFNEYYHIFYQHYPYSPEWGPMHWGHARSKDLVHWEDLPIALTPGSTEDKDGCFSGSAIVKDDTLYLFYTGHHYYGDNDPDHFWQNQNMAYSTDGVNFTKYENNPIIESEPEDNTHHFRDPKVWEDNGKYYMILGSQGKDGLGRVILYQSDNLKEWDYIGDIAKSESIEKEGFMWECPDFFSLNNKDILLCSPQGIKQQGKEYLNLFQTGYFLGHLNEEKTTFSHDRFIELDYGHDFYAAQTTTTPDGRRILIGWMAMWESPMPEKEDGWAGALTLPRELVLLDNHLYMKPVDELKELRTQTLDSGHIYLEEPTLLSKQSSHIEVNLEHKFEERKEITTSFELKDASNQLLLSLNYDNQTNEFELYRPDKDDSRFALISAKNTVELQIFIDKSSVEIFINGGEAVFTERYYTEDVPQVWINASDGVATNYDLYQLNEKAMQY
- a CDS encoding oligosaccharide MFS transporter — its product is MSFSNYLQPLKNKSYLQSSFTLLLFFASWSIWWSFFQIWLTSEKNGLGLSGSEVGTIYSANSLTTLFLMFLYGILQDRLVIKRSLLIFCATMSLLVGPFFVWIYGPLIQSHFIAGIFVGSLFLSSGFLAAAGIYEAVSERFSRFFDFKYGQARAWGSFGYAVSALVAGFLFVKNPEYNFWLGSLLGLVLLLNLILWKPKTENIAKSEIANDETDSAIPSFKEMLSLLKLSHLWIIIIFITFTMSFYTIYDQQMFPDFYTKLFASPEVGQQMYGTLNSIQVFFEALMMGVIPIVMFKVGVKNTLLLAVAFMVARIGLSGLFYNPIAVSMIKMMHAIEVPLFMLPMFRYITLHFNPKLSATLYMIGFQIAAQIGQVILSTPLGTMRDHIGYNQTFLIIAGIAGLAGLFAVVALKKDDEDVNGDPFIRQNKIQEKEA
- a CDS encoding fructose bisphosphate aldolase codes for the protein MNQEQFEKIKNGKGFIAALDQSGGSTPKALKDYGIEENQYSNEDEMYTLVHEMRTRIITSPAFSSEKILGAILFEQTMDREVEGKYTSDYLADKGIVPFLKVDKGLADEENGVQLMKVIPGLDELLKRAKERNVFGTKMRSNILEANKDDIAKVVEQQFEIGKQIIEAGLVPIIEPEVNINAKDKEAIEDILKDEIAKELDKLNEDQYVMLKLTIPTKPNQYKSLIEHPNVVRVVALSGGYSREKANELLKENDNLIASFSRALVTDLFAGQSAEEFDSGLQDAVDSIYDASVNKN
- a CDS encoding DUF4889 domain-containing protein, translated to MNKKSAILLISGLAVLAIAMAALLLFSTQKSTYYGYMENGTTAEKVVSEKNNEVTESVKVEPTKDFKPKKGDFVKLISNDDGKTFYKKEVVTHDDIPHGLMMKIHEMDM
- a CDS encoding PTS transporter subunit EIIC; this encodes MMRFLQKLGRSMLIPIVALPAAGILFRISSEDLLDWKLFQASGAIFNNIDILIAIGIAMGLSKTKDRGIPALTGFIAISILKEGLNILDSDLNMSVFGGLISGLLAAWVYNKFKDVELPKVFSFFSGENFPITMIILLMLPVTGISFLVWPYAQSSIDWLAQSLVTLGGLGVFINGFLNRFLLPFGLHHVLNTYIYFGLGDFKTSGGEVVHGEVTRFLNGDPTAGYFLSGYFVSIMFGVPAIALAISKAAKYNKQNTKALMGSGSFTAIVAGITEPIEFTFLFTSPFLYFIHSVYTGLAGMTLYYLHIREGFSWGGSIIDYVLNLGLSDKGWMIIPVGIGFFILYFVTFYFYIINRNVPIIGQIEESNFDEEKSDEEKDLSLTHNQYRYMSKKILENIGTKDNVIEYENCITRLRLELRDTSLINKDKIMQTGAHGVVIIDKHNAQIIIGPEVTKLVKEFNKEIENT
- the chbG gene encoding chitin disaccharide deacetylase; this translates as MKVIINADDFGYSNGVNYGIIDAYKNGILTSTTCLTNMPGFTHAIKLAKANPGLGVGIHLALTCGKPLTKNLYSLVDSNGDFRNISHYDQKYYIDVNELYDEWKAQIEKFLSTGLTPTHLDSHHHVNNLELILPVFLKLATEYQLPIRNNLENKNKYSQYKMVDYFEYHPEIILNSLEVIKDKYKKYDSIEIMCHPAYIDKFLRDHSSFVMPRIEELDFLTSEHAKEIFNEINGITLINYSDL